The following proteins are encoded in a genomic region of Pyrus communis chromosome 11, drPyrComm1.1, whole genome shotgun sequence:
- the LOC137707715 gene encoding rRNA-processing protein utp23-like: protein MLGPSYSQSLEAANSLIIARCDHESPASAEDCILDVVGQSNSEHFFVATQHVDLRQKLLKIRGVPAIYALRTALLLESPSDAQRQFVKSSEEQRLHMTELEYKMLKKKKNILNSHEKDDPSGEEDGSGDQNMEAQVVAKGDTARKGLGVKDKVQFKRKRAKSYVRCYNSSHELF, encoded by the exons ATGCTTGGTCCTTCGTATTCACAGTCTCTTGAAGCTGCAAATAGCCTTATTATTGCAAGGTGTGATCATGAGAGTCCCGCAAGTGCTGAGGATTGCATCTTGGATGTTGTTGGGCAAAGTAATTCCGAGCACTTCTTTGTTGCTACTCAGCACGTTGATCTTCGTCAGAAACTTCTCAAG ATACGAGGTGTCCCTGCTATATACGCTCTGAGAACTGCTCTTTTGCTTGAGTCCCCTTCTGATGCCCAACGCCAATTTGTCAAATCTTCAGAAGAACAACGCTTGCATATGACTGAATTGGAATACAAgatgttgaagaagaaaaagaatattcTGAATTCTCATGAAAAAGACGATCCCTCTGGTGAAGAAGATGGTTCTGGAGATCAGAACATGGAAGCACAGGTTGTAGCAAAAGGGGATACCGCTAGGAAAGGATTGGGAGTGAAGGATAAAGTTCAATTTAAGAGAAAGAGGGCAAAG TCTTATGTGAGGTGTTATAATTCATCCCATGAACTTTTTTGA